A stretch of Corynebacterium timonense DNA encodes these proteins:
- a CDS encoding PPK2 family polyphosphate kinase, whose product MATLTVEEANQHKVGSGFQIADVDPRATPGVKDGNIDEAFHEFDEDLESLQECLHANATVGTPGTGSVLLVLQGMDTSGKGGIIKHVVSEVMDIQGVRVKAFGRPTEEEAKHDFLWRIRPHVPQPGQIVVFDRSHYEDVLVQRVKQMAPPEEIERRYGAIVDFERELAAQGTKIIKVMPHISRDFQKENLRERIENPEKHWKYNPGDIEDRALWSQYMAAYQTALTRTSTSEAPWYCIPSDDKKYCRTVVKTLLYDALRGLDLTWPTRDFDPEEELRRLEQS is encoded by the coding sequence ATGGCTACATTAACTGTGGAGGAAGCGAACCAGCACAAGGTGGGGTCTGGTTTCCAGATCGCGGACGTCGACCCCCGGGCCACCCCCGGCGTCAAGGACGGCAACATCGACGAAGCCTTCCACGAGTTCGACGAGGATCTCGAAAGCCTGCAGGAGTGCCTGCACGCTAACGCGACGGTGGGCACCCCGGGTACGGGCTCGGTGCTGCTTGTGCTGCAGGGCATGGACACGTCAGGCAAGGGGGGCATCATCAAGCACGTCGTCAGCGAGGTGATGGACATCCAAGGAGTGCGCGTCAAGGCCTTCGGCCGCCCCACCGAGGAGGAGGCGAAGCACGATTTCCTGTGGCGCATCCGGCCGCACGTGCCACAACCTGGCCAGATTGTCGTCTTCGACCGCTCCCACTACGAGGATGTGCTCGTGCAGCGGGTCAAGCAGATGGCCCCGCCGGAGGAGATTGAGCGCCGCTACGGCGCCATCGTCGATTTCGAACGCGAGCTCGCGGCGCAGGGCACGAAGATTATCAAGGTCATGCCGCATATCTCCCGCGACTTCCAGAAGGAGAACCTGCGCGAGCGCATCGAGAACCCGGAGAAGCACTGGAAGTACAACCCCGGCGACATCGAGGACCGCGCTTTGTGGTCGCAGTATATGGCGGCGTACCAGACGGCGCTGACGAGGACGTCGACAAGCGAGGCCCCGTGGTACTGCATCCCCTCCGACGACAAGAAGTACTGCCGGACCGTGGTGAAGACGCTGCTGTACGACGCTCTGCGGGGCCTTGACCTTACCTGGCCCACGAGAGACTTCGACCCGGAGGAGGAGCTGCGCCGCCTCGAGCAGTCGTAA
- the carA gene encoding glutamine-hydrolyzing carbamoyl-phosphate synthase small subunit → MSTQKTPALLVLGDGKVFPGYAFGSAAAEVYGEAVFTTAMTGYQETMTDPSYHRQIVVMTAPQIGNTGWNDEDNESHDSNIWVAGLVIRDLAKRVSNWRAQRSLEDEMKTQGVTGIYGVDTRSVVRHLRTYGSIAAGIFTGEAAREDVDTLVAKVNEQPSMAGADLAGEVTTSEPYVIAAQGEKKYTVVAYDMGIKTATPGHFAQRGIETIVVPADTPFEQIASYNPDGVFISNGPGDPATADAMVAVTRDVIANKVPLFGICFGNQILGRALGMETYKLKFGHRGVNVPVKNHLTGKIDITSQNHGFALKGTAGESFDTDFGPAVVTHTCLNDGVVEGVALESGMAYSVQYHPESAAGPHDANPLFDQFIDLMDNHSPNKN, encoded by the coding sequence ATGAGCACTCAGAAAACACCCGCCCTCCTTGTTCTCGGAGACGGGAAGGTCTTCCCGGGCTACGCGTTCGGCTCCGCCGCAGCTGAGGTCTACGGCGAGGCCGTGTTCACCACCGCGATGACCGGCTACCAGGAAACCATGACAGACCCCTCCTACCACCGCCAGATCGTGGTAATGACGGCCCCGCAGATCGGCAACACCGGCTGGAACGACGAGGACAACGAGTCCCACGACTCCAATATTTGGGTCGCCGGACTCGTCATCCGCGACCTGGCCAAGCGCGTTTCCAACTGGCGCGCCCAGCGCTCCCTGGAGGACGAAATGAAGACCCAGGGCGTCACGGGCATCTACGGCGTGGACACCCGCAGCGTGGTGCGCCACCTGCGCACCTACGGCTCCATCGCCGCGGGGATCTTCACGGGGGAGGCGGCGCGCGAGGACGTCGATACGCTCGTAGCAAAGGTCAACGAGCAGCCTTCGATGGCCGGGGCCGACCTCGCGGGCGAGGTGACCACCTCCGAGCCTTACGTGATCGCGGCGCAGGGGGAGAAGAAGTATACCGTCGTGGCCTACGACATGGGCATCAAGACCGCCACCCCGGGCCATTTCGCGCAGCGCGGCATCGAGACGATCGTCGTCCCCGCCGACACCCCTTTCGAGCAGATCGCGAGCTACAACCCGGACGGAGTGTTCATCTCCAACGGCCCGGGCGACCCCGCCACCGCGGACGCGATGGTGGCCGTGACCCGCGACGTTATCGCGAACAAGGTGCCGCTGTTCGGCATCTGCTTCGGCAACCAGATCCTCGGCCGCGCGCTCGGCATGGAGACCTACAAGCTGAAGTTCGGCCACCGCGGCGTCAACGTGCCGGTGAAAAACCACCTCACCGGAAAGATCGACATCACCAGCCAGAACCACGGCTTCGCCCTGAAGGGCACGGCGGGCGAAAGCTTCGACACCGACTTCGGCCCCGCCGTGGTCACGCACACCTGCCTCAACGACGGCGTCGTCGAGGGCGTCGCGCTGGAAAGCGGGATGGCGTACTCCGTGCAGTACCACCCCGAGTCCGCCGCCGGCCCGCACGACGCGAACCCGCTGTTCGACCAGTTCATCGACCTGATGGACAACCACAGCCCGAACAAGAACTAA
- the efp gene encoding elongation factor P encodes MATTADFKNGLVLKVDGKLQQIVEFQHVKPGKGPAFVRTKLKDVVSGKTVDKTWNAGVKVETATVDRRDMTYLYNDGTSYVVMDDKTFEQYELSEDKFGSAARFLLENMRVQVSFHDGEALFAELPISVDLEISHTEPGLQGDRSTGGTKPATLETGAEIQVPLFLETGNVVKVDTRTGDYLSRVNN; translated from the coding sequence GTGGCAACTACCGCTGATTTCAAGAACGGGCTGGTGCTGAAGGTTGATGGCAAGCTTCAGCAGATCGTCGAGTTCCAGCACGTCAAGCCGGGCAAGGGCCCGGCCTTCGTCCGCACAAAGCTCAAGGACGTCGTCTCGGGCAAGACCGTGGACAAGACGTGGAACGCGGGCGTGAAGGTGGAGACCGCGACGGTGGACCGCCGCGACATGACCTACTTGTACAACGACGGCACGAGCTACGTGGTCATGGATGACAAGACCTTCGAGCAGTACGAGCTGTCTGAGGATAAGTTCGGCTCCGCCGCTCGCTTCCTGCTGGAGAACATGCGCGTCCAGGTTTCCTTCCACGACGGCGAGGCCCTCTTCGCCGAACTGCCGATCTCCGTGGACCTGGAGATCTCCCACACCGAGCCGGGCCTGCAGGGCGACCGCTCCACGGGCGGCACGAAGCCGGCCACGCTGGAGACGGGCGCCGAGATCCAGGTCCCGCTGTTTTTGGAGACGGGCAACGTGGTCAAGGTGGACACCCGCACCGGCGATTACCTCTCCCGCGTTAACAACTAA
- a CDS encoding ABC transporter permease, with product MTAQVSTTEDRLRTHSGLGRLVRRPELASLLGFIVIFALFFAVAPAFRSLDAMSTILYASSTLGIVALAVGVLMVGGEFDLSSGVAVTTAALAASMLNYNLHLNSWVGAALALGISLAIGALNGVLVARTGIPSFLITLAAFLMLQGLNLAVTKLVTNQVATPSIADMEGFPSARAFFAGTFTVGGVTVNVTVLWWIGFVALASFVLFRTKFGNWITAVGGNEEAARAVGVPVRRVKVLLFMFVGFAAWFVGMHTLFAFDSIQAGQGVGNEFLYIIAAVIGGCSMTGGRGTAVGTMIGALIFGMTNQGIVYAGWNPDWFMFFLGAMLLFAVFANTSFANYTKNR from the coding sequence GTGACGGCTCAGGTGAGCACCACGGAAGACCGCTTGCGCACCCATAGCGGCCTCGGCAGGCTCGTGCGCCGCCCCGAGTTGGCGAGCCTGCTCGGTTTCATCGTCATCTTCGCGCTGTTTTTCGCTGTCGCGCCAGCGTTTCGGTCCCTCGACGCGATGTCGACGATCCTCTATGCCAGCTCCACGCTCGGCATCGTGGCCCTGGCGGTGGGTGTCCTCATGGTCGGCGGGGAGTTCGACCTGTCCTCGGGCGTGGCGGTAACCACCGCGGCGCTGGCGGCGTCGATGCTCAACTACAACCTGCACCTCAACTCCTGGGTGGGTGCGGCGCTCGCGCTCGGGATCTCGCTGGCCATCGGCGCGCTCAACGGCGTGCTCGTGGCTCGCACCGGGATTCCCAGCTTCCTCATCACGCTCGCTGCCTTCCTTATGCTGCAGGGCCTCAACCTCGCGGTGACGAAGCTGGTGACCAACCAGGTGGCCACCCCCTCCATCGCTGACATGGAGGGCTTTCCGTCTGCCCGCGCGTTCTTCGCGGGCACCTTCACCGTGGGAGGGGTCACCGTCAACGTGACGGTGCTGTGGTGGATCGGCTTCGTCGCGCTCGCCTCCTTCGTGCTTTTTCGCACAAAGTTCGGCAACTGGATCACCGCGGTCGGCGGTAACGAGGAGGCAGCCCGAGCCGTGGGCGTGCCGGTGCGCCGGGTGAAGGTCCTCCTGTTCATGTTCGTCGGGTTCGCGGCGTGGTTCGTGGGCATGCACACGCTCTTCGCCTTCGATTCCATCCAGGCCGGCCAGGGCGTGGGCAACGAATTCCTCTACATCATCGCGGCCGTCATCGGCGGTTGTTCTATGACGGGAGGGCGCGGCACCGCGGTGGGCACCATGATCGGCGCCCTCATCTTCGGCATGACCAACCAGGGGATCGTGTACGCAGGCTGGAACCCGGACTGGTTCATGTTCTTCCTCGGCGCGATGCTGCTCTTCGCGGTGTTCGCCAACACGTCCTTCGCCAACTACACGAAGAATAGGTAG
- the nusB gene encoding transcription antitermination factor NusB: MPDYKRHGARYRARRRAVDILFEAETRDVDPVAVVEDRAALSQDPSNAVAPVADYTREIITSAAVHLDDIDDAIERFLSQDWEIDRLPAVERQILRVATWEILFNDDVEPPISIANALEMATEYAGHTAPPYIHAVLDDIIQWNSADAPEAPHDD; the protein is encoded by the coding sequence ATGCCGGACTACAAGCGACACGGCGCCCGATACCGCGCCCGCCGCCGCGCCGTGGACATCCTCTTCGAGGCCGAGACGCGCGACGTGGATCCGGTGGCGGTGGTGGAGGACCGCGCGGCGCTGTCTCAGGACCCCAGCAACGCGGTCGCGCCAGTGGCGGACTACACCCGCGAGATCATCACGAGCGCGGCCGTGCACCTCGACGATATCGACGACGCCATCGAGCGCTTCCTGTCGCAGGACTGGGAGATCGACCGGCTTCCGGCCGTCGAGAGGCAGATTTTGCGCGTCGCAACGTGGGAGATCCTCTTCAACGACGACGTCGAACCGCCCATCTCGATCGCCAACGCGCTCGAGATGGCGACGGAGTACGCGGGCCACACCGCGCCGCCGTACATTCACGCGGTGCTCGATGACATCATCCAGTGGAACTCCGCCGACGCGCCCGAGGCGCCACACGACGACTAG
- a CDS encoding YbjN domain-containing protein, with product MTQDSPHPDDPNAPAAVGLGAVAAIFDEENLEYRLDDEYLRSGFINAAIVVALDGDTLVFEAVWRGEFPVEMASQVLFACNEHNQTHFAPTLRFFENGPRHLAASAIRTMDVSQGASFNQLGAFVVSSIEATLQAFDYLAVTFPTLVTWEETHDEH from the coding sequence GTGACTCAGGACAGCCCCCACCCCGACGACCCCAACGCGCCCGCCGCCGTGGGCCTCGGCGCGGTCGCCGCCATCTTCGACGAAGAGAACCTCGAATACCGCCTCGACGACGAGTACCTGCGCTCTGGCTTTATTAACGCCGCGATCGTCGTCGCCCTCGACGGCGATACTCTCGTCTTCGAGGCCGTCTGGCGCGGCGAGTTCCCAGTCGAGATGGCCTCCCAGGTGTTGTTCGCCTGCAACGAGCACAACCAGACGCACTTCGCCCCGACGCTGCGCTTCTTCGAAAACGGCCCGCGACACCTCGCCGCCAGCGCGATCCGAACGATGGATGTCTCCCAGGGGGCGTCGTTCAACCAGCTCGGCGCCTTCGTGGTGAGCTCCATCGAGGCGACCCTGCAGGCCTTCGACTACCTGGCCGTCACGTTCCCGACCCTGGTCACCTGGGAGGAGACCCACGATGAGCACTAA
- a CDS encoding dihydroorotase encodes MARTLITNVRPYGEEAVDILVADGVIAQIGSDLDHDGAEVIDGRGMVALPGLVDMHVHLREPGREDTETIATGSDAAARGGFTAVFTMANTSPVIDQPFLAEAVWEKGRAYGACDVYPVGSITQGLGGEQLTEIGLMSRSHVRMFSDDGRCVNDPQIMRRAIEYAKAYDVLLAQHAEDHRMTEGACAHEGETAARLGLRGWPRVAEESIVARDVIMTRDYGGRLHICHASTAGTVGLLRWAKEQGITVTAEVTPHHLLLTDEKLETYDGTYRVNPPLREKTDTEALREALLDGTIDVVATDHAPHGSEDKCVEFENAKPGMLGLETSLAVVAQVFVESGLADWRFVAKVMSERPAEILRLPDQGRPLAVGEPANLALVNPDGPWTAAGADMASKASNTPYEGMDFNARVELTMLRGTITHRIEN; translated from the coding sequence ATGGCACGCACCCTCATCACCAACGTGCGCCCCTACGGCGAGGAGGCCGTGGACATCCTCGTCGCCGATGGGGTCATCGCGCAGATCGGCAGCGATCTCGATCACGACGGCGCCGAGGTCATCGACGGGCGCGGAATGGTTGCCCTGCCTGGCCTCGTGGACATGCACGTGCACCTGCGCGAGCCCGGCCGGGAGGACACGGAGACCATCGCCACCGGCTCGGACGCTGCGGCCCGCGGCGGCTTTACGGCCGTGTTCACCATGGCGAACACAAGCCCCGTCATCGACCAGCCCTTCCTCGCCGAGGCCGTGTGGGAGAAGGGCCGCGCCTACGGCGCCTGTGACGTCTACCCCGTCGGCTCGATTACGCAGGGGCTCGGCGGCGAGCAGCTCACCGAGATCGGCCTCATGAGCCGCTCGCACGTGCGCATGTTCTCCGACGACGGCCGCTGCGTCAACGACCCGCAGATCATGCGCCGCGCCATCGAGTACGCGAAGGCCTACGACGTCCTGCTTGCCCAGCACGCCGAGGACCACCGCATGACCGAGGGCGCGTGCGCCCACGAGGGCGAGACCGCGGCGCGGCTCGGCCTGCGCGGCTGGCCGCGCGTGGCGGAAGAGTCGATCGTCGCCCGCGACGTCATCATGACCCGCGACTACGGCGGGCGCCTGCATATTTGCCACGCCTCGACCGCCGGCACCGTTGGGCTGCTGCGCTGGGCGAAGGAGCAGGGCATCACCGTCACCGCCGAGGTCACCCCGCACCACCTGCTGCTCACCGACGAGAAGCTCGAGACCTACGACGGCACATACCGCGTCAACCCGCCGCTCCGTGAGAAGACGGACACCGAGGCGCTGCGCGAGGCGCTTCTCGACGGCACGATCGACGTCGTGGCCACCGACCACGCCCCGCACGGTTCCGAAGACAAGTGCGTCGAGTTCGAAAACGCCAAGCCGGGCATGCTGGGGCTGGAGACCTCGCTGGCGGTTGTGGCCCAGGTCTTCGTGGAAAGCGGCCTGGCCGACTGGCGCTTCGTGGCCAAAGTCATGAGCGAACGCCCTGCCGAGATCCTCCGCCTGCCCGACCAGGGCCGCCCCCTGGCCGTCGGCGAGCCCGCTAACCTGGCGCTGGTCAACCCCGACGGCCCCTGGACGGCCGCCGGCGCCGACATGGCGTCGAAGGCCTCCAACACGCCGTACGAAGGAATGGACTTCAACGCGCGGGTCGAGCTGACCATGCTGCGCGGCACCATCACGCACCGGATTGAGAATTAA
- the pyrR gene encoding bifunctional pyr operon transcriptional regulator/uracil phosphoribosyltransferase PyrR, whose product MSTTSRSTVDLLKADDVARTIARIAHQIIEKTALDSEDAPRVILLGIPSGGVPLAQRIAVAISEFSGRDVPVGSLDVTLYRDDLRDKPHRALLPTRIPEDIDGSVVILVDDVLFSGRTIRAALDSLRDVGRPRAIQLAVLVDRGHRELPIRADYVGKNIPTSTSEDVRVTLAPLDSADAVTLTREAQ is encoded by the coding sequence ATGAGTACAACGAGCCGCTCGACGGTCGACCTGTTGAAGGCCGACGACGTCGCGCGCACCATTGCACGCATCGCGCACCAAATCATAGAAAAAACGGCGCTGGACTCCGAGGACGCGCCACGAGTGATCCTCCTCGGCATTCCCTCCGGAGGGGTCCCCCTAGCGCAGCGTATCGCCGTCGCCATCAGCGAGTTTTCCGGCCGCGATGTGCCCGTGGGCAGCCTCGACGTCACCCTGTACCGCGATGACCTGCGCGACAAGCCGCACCGCGCGCTTTTGCCCACCCGCATCCCCGAGGACATCGACGGCTCCGTTGTCATCCTCGTCGACGACGTCCTCTTTTCCGGCCGCACCATCCGCGCGGCGCTCGATTCGCTGCGCGACGTCGGCCGCCCCCGGGCCATCCAGCTCGCCGTGCTCGTCGACCGCGGCCACCGCGAGCTGCCGATCCGCGCCGACTATGTGGGGAAGAACATTCCGACGTCGACAAGCGAGGACGTGCGCGTCACGCTCGCCCCGCTGGATTCTGCGGACGCCGTCACGCTGACCCGGGAGGCCCAGTAA
- a CDS encoding aspartate carbamoyltransferase catalytic subunit — protein MKHLIDIKDLSREEIVGIMDEADRFREALEGREIKKLPTLRGRTIFTLFYENSTRTRASFETAGKWMSADVINISASSSSVTKGESLKDTAATLAAIGADAVIMRHPASGAPQLLRSWLPETSIINAGDGQHQHPTQALLDAVTMRQKIGDVAGRKVLVVGDVLHSRVARSNVDLLHALGAEVVLVAPPTLLPQGVEHWPARCSADFDAELPDADVVMMLRVQAERMNGGFFPSHREYATLFGLSRERAARMKDSAVIMHPGPMLRGMEINFDVADHDNTAVLQQVTNGVYTRMAVLFTLLAGEEN, from the coding sequence ATGAAGCACCTCATCGACATCAAGGACCTCTCCCGCGAGGAGATCGTCGGCATCATGGACGAGGCCGACCGCTTCCGCGAGGCGCTCGAGGGCCGCGAGATCAAGAAACTCCCGACGCTGCGCGGGCGCACGATTTTCACCCTCTTTTACGAAAACTCCACCCGCACCCGGGCGTCCTTCGAGACGGCGGGCAAGTGGATGAGCGCCGACGTGATCAACATCTCCGCCTCCTCGTCCTCGGTGACAAAGGGCGAATCGCTCAAAGACACCGCCGCGACCCTCGCCGCGATCGGCGCCGACGCCGTGATTATGCGCCACCCGGCCTCGGGGGCGCCGCAGCTGCTGCGGTCGTGGCTGCCCGAGACTTCCATTATCAACGCGGGCGACGGCCAGCACCAGCACCCCACGCAGGCGCTTCTCGACGCCGTGACGATGCGCCAGAAAATCGGCGACGTCGCCGGGCGAAAGGTCCTCGTCGTCGGCGACGTCCTGCACTCCCGCGTCGCGCGCTCGAACGTGGACCTGCTCCACGCGCTCGGCGCCGAGGTCGTGCTCGTCGCCCCGCCGACGCTCCTGCCGCAGGGCGTGGAGCACTGGCCCGCGCGCTGCAGTGCCGACTTCGACGCCGAGCTGCCCGACGCCGACGTGGTCATGATGCTGCGCGTGCAGGCCGAGCGCATGAACGGCGGTTTCTTCCCCTCGCACCGCGAGTACGCCACGCTCTTTGGGCTGAGCCGCGAGCGCGCCGCGCGGATGAAAGACAGCGCCGTGATCATGCACCCTGGCCCCATGCTGCGCGGCATGGAGATCAACTTCGACGTGGCCGACCACGACAACACCGCCGTGCTGCAGCAGGTGACCAACGGCGTGTATACGCGCATGGCCGTCCTGTTTACCCTGCTGGCGGGAGAGGAGAACTAA
- a CDS encoding YbjN domain-containing protein, producing the protein MSTNTATATQVTVDRAIAAMASHGVELSDDPSGRVARCTLNGLDVLFVLLDSVLIVRADTRTDIPADTPDATLYLSANQANSTLLGARAVVVNRGETITVRTEAELPVGAGLTDVQLAAALKRAVDGVVRGQDAMTALSESIAEQRAGDGS; encoded by the coding sequence ATGAGCACTAACACCGCTACCGCTACACAGGTCACCGTCGACCGCGCCATCGCCGCGATGGCGAGCCACGGGGTCGAGCTTTCCGACGACCCCTCGGGCCGCGTCGCCCGGTGCACCCTCAACGGGCTCGACGTGCTTTTCGTCCTGCTCGATTCCGTCCTCATCGTCCGCGCGGACACCCGCACCGATATCCCCGCCGACACCCCCGACGCGACGCTGTACCTCAGCGCCAACCAGGCCAACTCCACGCTCCTCGGCGCGCGCGCCGTCGTGGTCAACCGCGGCGAGACCATCACCGTACGCACCGAGGCCGAGCTACCCGTCGGGGCGGGGCTTACCGACGTCCAGCTCGCCGCCGCCCTCAAACGCGCCGTGGACGGAGTGGTGCGCGGGCAGGACGCGATGACGGCCCTGTCCGAGTCCATCGCCGAACAGCGCGCCGGCGACGGCTCCTAG
- a CDS encoding ATP-binding cassette domain-containing protein, with protein MPIIELRDITKSYGAFDALRGVNLAVRAGEVTCVLGDNGAGKSTLISILAGLHAPTGGDMRVDGQRAAFSSPRDALDAGIATVYQTLAIVDELSVWRNFFLGQEITGVLGALKDAEMRRICEEYLRRLGVDIPDVNVDAGNLSGGQRQVLAIARAVYFGARVLVLDEPTAALGVKQSSVVLKMIASARDEGIAIVLVTHNPHHAYLVGDHFTILTLGRQELDAPRSEVSLDELTRQMAGGGELEALSHELRPN; from the coding sequence ATGCCGATCATCGAACTTCGCGACATCACCAAGTCCTACGGCGCCTTCGACGCGCTGCGCGGCGTCAACCTCGCGGTGCGCGCAGGCGAGGTCACCTGCGTCCTCGGCGACAACGGGGCGGGCAAATCCACCCTGATCTCCATCCTCGCGGGCCTGCATGCGCCGACCGGCGGAGACATGCGTGTCGACGGCCAACGCGCCGCCTTCTCCTCGCCGCGCGACGCCCTCGACGCCGGCATCGCCACCGTGTATCAGACGCTCGCCATCGTCGACGAGCTCAGCGTCTGGCGCAACTTCTTCCTCGGGCAGGAGATCACGGGCGTCCTCGGGGCGCTGAAGGACGCGGAGATGCGGCGGATCTGCGAAGAGTACCTCCGCCGCCTGGGCGTCGATATCCCCGATGTGAACGTCGACGCCGGGAACCTCTCCGGCGGCCAGCGCCAGGTGCTCGCCATCGCCCGCGCCGTCTACTTCGGCGCCCGCGTCCTCGTGCTCGACGAGCCAACCGCCGCGCTCGGGGTGAAGCAGTCGAGCGTCGTGCTCAAGATGATCGCCTCGGCGCGCGACGAGGGGATCGCCATCGTCTTAGTCACCCACAACCCGCACCACGCGTACCTCGTCGGCGACCACTTCACCATCCTCACGCTGGGCCGCCAGGAGCTGGACGCCCCGCGTTCCGAGGTCAGCCTCGACGAGCTGACGCGCCAGATGGCGGGGGGCGGAGAGCTCGAAGCGCTGAGCCACGAGCTGCGACCGAACTGA